One part of the Lytechinus pictus isolate F3 Inbred chromosome 3, Lp3.0, whole genome shotgun sequence genome encodes these proteins:
- the LOC129255661 gene encoding RIB43A-like with coiled-coils protein 2, translating into MYKLDLPIDHKEAAAIERRRNLELERQSRIFNAKVRTIGVDVQSLKEQAHDRQLQEQREHEREEAFATDLIRNDKISELLQRRQEQDIRNLNKALNEFRDLHQQPEGRREWDLYDPEAKKKDKPARVSDDDPRCGPASLQKFDGEDLGGKERKKLMEEQMREWTTKQAKEKAIQKKRQEEADRLYDLHRREMDQRACELTAAEEACRRAINESTKDYNKSLADEQAEKDRLRREQELDDNFTELANQINSDMLTENPDVASSAFGPHRVISDRWKGMSPEQLRDIRHIQELQRQEKQRIKSDDAERDREWDTQRLADARAGILMDREQERLRKELERQQIAANSRLSEEQKSQQNYLDKEVYTNPPTAAYFQQFNKTSR; encoded by the exons ATGTACAAACTTGATTTACCCATAGACCACAAAGAAGCTGCTGCCATCGAAAGGCGTCGGAATCTGGAATTGGAGAGACAGAGTCGCATTTTCAACGCGAAAGTCAGGACGATTGGC GTCGATGTCCAGTCATTAAAGGAACAAGCACATGATCGACAGCTTCAGGAGCAAAGGGAACATGAAAGAGAAGAAGCATTTG CTACTGACTTGATCCGCAATGATAAGATTTCTGAGCTGCTCCAAAGACGTCAGGAACAAGACATCCGTAACCTCAACAAGGCTTTGAATGAATTCAGAGATCTCCACCAGCAACCAGAAGGCAGACGAGAATGGGATCTGTACGACCCTGAGGCAAAGAAGAAAGACAAACCAGCCAGGGTGTCTGATGATGATCCTCGATGTGGCCCAGCCAGCCTCCAGAAGTTTGACGGGGAAGACTTGGGAGGGAAGGAACGCAAGAAACTGATGGAGGAACAGATGAGAGAATGGACTACGAAACAAGCCAAGGAGAAAGCCATACAAAAGAAACGCCAAGAGGAAGCAGATAGACTGTATGATCTGCACAGGAGAGAAATGGACCAGAGAGCATGTGAACTGACAGCAGCAGAAGAAGCATGTAGAAGGGCTATCAATGAATCAACTAAAGACTATAACAAATCACTG GCTGATGAACAAGCAGAGAAGGACCGTCTCAGACGTGAGCAAGAACTTGATGACAACTTTACAGAGCTGGCCAATCAAATCAACAGTGATATGCTAACAGAAAATCCTGATGTAGCAAGCAGTGCATTTGGTCCACACCGTGTTATCTCAGATCGCTGGAAGGGTATGTCACCCGAGCAGCTTAGAGACATTCGCCATATACAGGAACTTCAGAGACAGGAGAAACAACGCATCAAATCTGACGACGCAGAGAGGGATAGAGAATGGGATACACAGAGGCTTGCTGATGCTAGGGCAGGTATCCTCATGGATAGAGAGCAAGAGAGATTAAGAAAAGAACTAGAGCGGCAACAAATTGCAGCAAACTCAAGGCTATCTGAAGAGCAGAAGTCACA ACAAAACTACCTTGACAAAGAAGTCTACACAAACCCACCCACAGCAGCCTACTTCCAACAGTTCAACAAGACAAGTCGATAA
- the LOC129257359 gene encoding actin-related protein 8-like, producing MRDDQACLQTGLDGLLLGSVTQRTSSPLIGQCQGEMLMQAEEAPPPIISRRISTSQTLDKPLGLDQAILYSIDCCASDETKKKMYSCILVVGGGVALFQGAAEMLQQRIQTKMPPSFRRAVDRVEVICKSKEQDPRVTCWKGGAVLSYLDTTQELWISRTEWEREGLKLLRERSPFVW from the exons ATGCGAGATGACCAAGCTTGCCTACAGACTGGCTTAGATGGCCTTCTGCTAGGATCTGTCACTCAAAGAACCAGCTCTCCTTTGATTGGTCAGTGCCAAGGTGAGATGTTGATGCAGGCTGAGGAGGCCCCTCCCCCAATAATATCCCGTCGGATTTCCACATCTCAGACTTTGGACAAACCACTTGGGTTGGATCAAGCTATTCTCTACAGCATTGATTGTTGTG CTTCCGATGAAACAAAGAAGAAGATGTACAGCTGTATCCttgtagtaggaggaggagtggctttgtttcaaggagcagctGAGATGCTGCAACAGAGAATCCAAACCAAGATGCCTCCTTCATTCAGGAGAGCCGTGGATAGAGTGGAGGTCATATGCAAATCAAAG GAACAAGATCCGCGGGTGACTTGTTGGAAAGGAGGGGCTGTACTGAGTTATCTTGACACCACTCAAGAATTATGGATTAGCAGGACTGAATGGGAGCGCGAAGGACTCAAGCTTTTAAGAGAACGGTCACCGTTTGTTTGGTGA